The genomic segment GACGCTACCGGCTTTTGCAAGCGTCTTCACGTCTCCCACCACGATAAACACCAGGATGAGCGCCCCTGTGACCGCGATGCTTCGATACGGTGTAGCGAAGGTAGGATGAATGGCGTTGAGTTTATCAGAGATGAGTTTGTCTCGACCCATGGCGAAGTTGATCCGCGACGAGGCGAGAATACTCGCGTTCGCACTCGAAGCGGTCGCTAACAATCCTGCGAACGTCAGTAGTCCGACGCCGATTCCTGCAATACCGAGCGTTCCGAAGGCGATTTCGCCGACGTCTAAAACGGGCGTCGTGGTGAACGATGGGCCCAACTGCTGCCAGTTGATCACGCCCATTAGCACCACCATGATGATACCGTACATCACCGTCACGATTACCACGCTTCCGACGATGGCCAACGGAAGGTTCCGGCCCGGATTTTTTAGCTCCTCGGCAACGGTCGTGATCTTCGCAAATCCCAGAAACGAAACGAACACGAGCCCCGTTGCGGGGAACACAGCTGTAGCGCCCCCCGTTTCTTCCGGGAAGAACGGACGAAGCGTCGAGAGATCGGTCTGGAACAGACCGAGAATCGAAAAGAGGGTGAGGATACCGACGAGGATCGTAACGATGACGATCTGGATGCTACCGGTCTCTTTTGCGCCGATGTAGTTGACACTGATGAACGCAATCCCCGCAAGGAGCGCACCGATCTGAAACTCTGACAGCGCTATGGGACCGAGCATTACCGTCGGAATCGGAAGGAACGATGCGAGATATTCCCCGAAACCGAGCGTATAAAACGCCGAGGCGAAGGCCAAACCCATCCAGTTGCCCCAGCCAGCAACGGAACCGAACAGCGGACCCAAGGCGTGATTCACGTAGTAGTAGCTGCCACCGGCCTTCGGCATCGCAGTTCCTAGCTCGGAAGCTGAAAGCGCGGTGAACAACGAAATGACCCCGCCGATGACGAATGAGAGCGCGACAGCTGGTCCGGCTGCTGCTGCCGCTTCCCCTGGTAGCACGAAGATACCTGCACCGATCATCGTTCCGACACCGATCGTCAACACTGAGAGCAGTCCGAGATCCTTTGCAAGCTCCTCATCACTTTCTGTCATTCCTTGTTCACCTCGTTCGGGAGTGCGATGACCGGACGTTTCGCCTCGGTAATCAGCCGAAGCGAGCGATCACCGGCAAGGAGCTGACGGATTCGGGAACCACCGCGGGGATGAAAGACGATCGCACTCGCATCGATATCCGTTGCCACCTCGATGATCCCTGTGACCACGTTGCGGCGATAGATTGTCTCCGTCTCAACCGTGGGAAACGTCTCCCGAAAGGCAGCGAACGATTCGGTGGCGATCTGTTCGGACTGTTCGACAGGTGTTTTATCCGGAACACCTTCACCTTTCTCAACCACGTACACGACGGTAATAGTGCCGACATCGTATGGTTCGAGAGCGGCCGCCGTTACCGTGGCATCTTCTTGATCGGCGACTGGAACGACGATCGAATCGGTGAATGAGTGACTCATTTGCTTATCTTCGTCTCTGTCGATTGTCTCTCCATAGAACACCGTCTCAACACACGAATACTGAACCATTCCCATGTCATTTAGTGACGGTCTCCAGATCAGATCCCTGAAAGACATCGAACACGGTTTCATCGCCGTGTTGTTGTGTAAGTATAGTGACAATATCATCTGACTGAACGACGGTGTCACCATGGGGTGTGAGCTCCCGGTCGTCTCGCTCGATACTGATGATGAGTGTGTTCTCATCGAGGATGTTGCGGTTGCTCGCTTCTTCGAGAGTATGCCCTGTGATGGGTGCCTCGGACCGAACGGTTAGTTGCATGATGTTAGCCTGTCCGGTGAGACTGATGAAGTCGTTCGGTTCGTGCGTTCGTTGATCGTCGTCCGGACCGAACGATGTATAGGGACTGAAAAACTCGTCTTCGACTAGATCTTCGTCTTCGATCTCGATA from the Halocatena salina genome contains:
- a CDS encoding universal stress protein is translated as MSHSFTDSIVVPVADQEDATVTAAALEPYDVGTITVVYVVEKGEGVPDKTPVEQSEQIATESFAAFRETFPTVETETIYRRNVVTGIIEVATDIDASAIVFHPRGGSRIRQLLAGDRSLRLITEAKRPVIALPNEVNKE